A genomic region of Halococcus hamelinensis 100A6 contains the following coding sequences:
- a CDS encoding DUF433 domain-containing protein, with protein MREVVRSPDVLGGDPRVEGTRVGVIHIKERLDAGDDPAQIAADYDIDLADVYHALAYYYDTPEEMDEIETRRDAFVEDIRRERPGTIERT; from the coding sequence ATGCGTGAGGTTGTGCGATCGCCGGACGTTCTCGGTGGAGACCCCCGAGTAGAGGGGACTCGCGTTGGCGTCATCCACATCAAGGAACGCCTCGACGCGGGCGACGACCCCGCCCAGATCGCCGCCGACTACGACATCGATCTCGCCGACGTCTATCACGCGCTCGCGTACTATTACGACACGCCCGAGGAGATGGACGAGATCGAGACCCGTCGGGACGCGTTCGTCGAGGACATCCGCCGCGAACGACCCGGCACGATAGAGCGCACCTGA
- a CDS encoding DHH family phosphoesterase — MNDELIDDETLPLARKSLLPGAGFFYPDSFDEERAERETREALDGAQRVVLADPDADGLGCVALLREAFGEVALIPTGPHDLSNTIDRVADHVETGAQVFVCDLSVDDFYYISGQFDRLTTRAASVEWFDHHQWEAEDMEKVRDHGARLVVGDSEEVCSTDVTLESLDHDFDPRYTELAAVTRDHDLWLREDPRSDDLADYAHWAEPEAYIATVREHGADLPSEVEAFLADQRIEKEALIERAVERAEMKRVGPWTVGVTYGRCSQNEVCEALREAGADAAVVVKPAGSASIRGTESFERCHEVAGQVNGGGHPKAAGCKPDIYDDMLDYAHHWTTQGAVTKRVILEAFKRLDSEVVDGVADGESNE; from the coding sequence ATGAACGACGAACTCATCGACGACGAAACCCTCCCGCTCGCGAGGAAGTCCCTCCTGCCGGGCGCGGGTTTCTTCTACCCCGACTCGTTCGACGAGGAGCGCGCCGAGCGCGAGACCCGCGAGGCGCTCGACGGGGCCCAGCGGGTGGTCCTCGCCGACCCCGACGCGGACGGACTGGGCTGTGTCGCGTTGCTCCGCGAGGCGTTCGGCGAGGTGGCGCTGATCCCGACGGGCCCCCACGACCTGAGCAACACCATCGACCGGGTGGCCGATCACGTCGAGACGGGTGCGCAGGTGTTCGTCTGCGACCTCTCTGTCGACGACTTCTACTACATCTCGGGCCAGTTCGACCGCCTCACGACCCGCGCCGCGAGCGTCGAGTGGTTCGACCACCACCAGTGGGAGGCCGAAGACATGGAGAAGGTCCGCGACCACGGCGCGCGGCTCGTGGTCGGGGACAGCGAGGAGGTCTGTTCGACGGACGTGACCCTCGAATCGCTCGACCACGACTTCGACCCGCGATACACCGAACTCGCGGCCGTCACCCGCGACCACGACCTCTGGCTGCGCGAGGACCCCCGAAGCGACGACCTCGCCGACTACGCCCACTGGGCCGAACCCGAGGCGTACATCGCCACCGTGCGCGAACACGGCGCGGACCTTCCATCCGAAGTCGAGGCGTTCCTCGCCGACCAGCGGATCGAGAAGGAGGCGCTGATCGAGCGGGCGGTCGAGCGCGCGGAGATGAAGCGCGTCGGCCCGTGGACGGTCGGTGTCACCTACGGCCGCTGCTCGCAGAACGAGGTCTGTGAGGCGCTGCGGGAGGCGGGGGCCGACGCGGCGGTCGTCGTCAAACCCGCCGGGAGCGCGAGCATCCGCGGCACCGAAAGTTTCGAGCGGTGCCACGAGGTCGCGGGCCAGGTCAACGGCGGCGGCCACCCGAAGGCCGCGGGCTGTAAACCCGACATCTACGACGACATGCTGGATTACGCCCACCACTGGACGACTCAGGGTGCGGTGACGAAACGGGTGATCCTGGAAGCGTTCAAGCGGCTCGATTCGGAGGTGGTCGACGGCGTCGCCGACGGCGAATCGAACGAGTGA
- a CDS encoding DUF5807 family protein gives MNPERRAFLAGDEPDEVLVFFAESAVSDLGTLSQHGEQVPRGVVLVLEAERGRSAFEGATGVDPMALASSAMQAEGTLDLDSFEGECPEGDGGEHAPRFVFAFAEEQNEEVGEIYAEGDVIHAYAVCECGTAYSDRWVVDER, from the coding sequence ATGAACCCCGAACGACGCGCGTTCCTCGCGGGCGACGAACCCGACGAGGTCCTGGTCTTCTTCGCCGAATCGGCGGTCTCGGACCTCGGCACCCTCTCCCAGCACGGCGAACAGGTCCCTCGGGGGGTCGTCCTCGTCCTCGAAGCCGAACGCGGCCGGAGCGCGTTCGAGGGCGCGACCGGCGTCGACCCGATGGCGCTCGCGAGCTCGGCGATGCAGGCCGAGGGAACCCTCGACCTCGACTCGTTCGAGGGCGAGTGTCCCGAGGGCGACGGTGGCGAGCACGCCCCGCGATTCGTCTTCGCGTTCGCGGAGGAACAGAACGAGGAGGTGGGCGAGATCTACGCCGAGGGCGACGTGATCCACGCCTACGCGGTCTGTGAGTGCGGGACGGCCTACTCCGACCGCTGGGTCGTGGACGAACGCTGA
- a CDS encoding DUF5615 family PIN-like protein: MDLIADVHVKSACLNALRSHGHEVVRVQDVLDQAATDESVIEHARENGLVVLTNGDKDFGQFGSHHGVLFVPQDMRPGAVETAVSRIERQFDDLDDTIQYVRDWT; encoded by the coding sequence ATGGACCTGATCGCGGACGTTCACGTCAAGTCGGCGTGTCTGAATGCGCTCCGGTCGCACGGTCACGAGGTCGTTCGAGTCCAGGATGTGCTCGATCAGGCAGCGACCGACGAGTCGGTCATCGAGCACGCACGCGAAAACGGGTTGGTTGTACTGACTAACGGCGACAAGGATTTCGGCCAGTTCGGCTCCCATCACGGTGTTTTGTTCGTCCCCCAGGATATGCGGCCGGGTGCGGTCGAGACAGCCGTTTCTCGGATCGAGCGCCAGTTCGACGACCTCGACGACACCATACAGTACGTCCGCGACTGGACCTAA